The following are from one region of the Amycolatopsis sp. QT-25 genome:
- a CDS encoding isocitrate lyase/phosphoenolpyruvate mutase family protein, with amino-acid sequence MTAFAALHVPGSPLLLPNVWEFGTAAFLAAQGFPALGTTSLGVSAAEGEPDGAPSTKDATVRLARRLAELDALISVDLADGFSEDPGEVGALAAELAEAGVAGINLEDGLGDPARHAAKIAAAKEHAPDLFVNARTDTHWLGKPDFGTAADRCRSYVDAGADGVFVPGLAEPADVERLVKAVAKPLNLLFLPGKVTVDGLAGLGVARISLGSLPYRMALAATLRTVEAVRDGGELPLTPPSYGDVAALLPESP; translated from the coding sequence ATGACCGCATTCGCCGCGCTCCACGTCCCCGGTTCCCCGCTGCTGCTGCCGAACGTGTGGGAGTTCGGCACGGCCGCCTTCCTGGCCGCGCAGGGCTTCCCGGCGCTCGGCACGACCAGCCTCGGGGTCTCGGCCGCCGAGGGCGAGCCGGACGGTGCCCCCTCCACCAAGGACGCCACCGTCCGGCTGGCGCGGCGGCTCGCCGAACTGGACGCGCTGATCAGCGTCGACCTCGCGGACGGCTTCAGCGAGGACCCGGGCGAGGTCGGCGCGCTGGCCGCGGAACTCGCCGAAGCCGGTGTGGCGGGCATCAACCTCGAAGACGGCCTCGGCGATCCCGCGCGGCACGCGGCCAAGATCGCGGCGGCGAAGGAACACGCCCCGGACCTTTTCGTCAACGCGCGGACGGACACGCATTGGCTGGGCAAGCCCGACTTCGGCACCGCGGCCGATCGCTGTCGGTCCTATGTGGACGCGGGTGCGGACGGCGTGTTCGTACCGGGGCTCGCCGAGCCCGCGGACGTCGAACGGTTGGTGAAGGCCGTGGCCAAACCGCTGAACCTACTGTTCCTCCCCGGCAAGGTCACCGTCGACGGCCTCGCCGGACTCGGTGTCGCGCGGATCAGCCTCGGATCGCTGCCGTACCGGATGGCGCTGGCCGCCACGCTGCGCACCGTCGAGGCCGTCCGCGACGGCGGTGAACTCCCGCTGACCCCACCGTCCTACGGCGACGTCGCGGCCCTGCTCCCGGAATCTCCCTAG